The following are from one region of the Bactrocera oleae isolate idBacOlea1 chromosome 6, idBacOlea1, whole genome shotgun sequence genome:
- the LOC106616400 gene encoding probable pseudouridine-5'-phosphatase yields MCSKFKNVTHCIFDLDGLLLDTEVVYEEIVRQIAGSFNKSYPRDVRIKLLGTTEQKSAEIAVNELELPITVEEYLKIFSNKCKEMLGNSPLMQGAERLLRHLDANKIPLALATSSGEHMVEIKINHHRDVFKLFHHRVCGSTDPEVKAGKPSPDIFLLAASRFSDKPCPSNCLVFEDAPNGVQAALSAGMQVVMVPDELVTKELRKGATQVLKSLEDFRPEDFGLPPLPKMCQVTI; encoded by the coding sequence ATGTGTAGTAAATTTAAGAATGTTACGCATTGCATATTTGATTTGGATGGTTTATTACTAGATACTGAAGTGGTTTATGAAGAAATTGTAAGGCAAATAGCTGGTTCTTTTAACAAGTCTTACCCACGTGATGTGCGGATAAAATTGCTTGGCACAACCGAGCAAAAATCGGCTGAAATTGCTGTCAATGAACTAGAATTGCCCATAACTGTCGAGGAAtacctgaaaatattttcaaataagtgTAAAGAAATGTTGGGGAATTCACCGTTGATGCAAGGTGCAGAGCGATTACTGAGGCATCTCGATGCTAATAAGATTCCCTTAGCATTGGCTACTAGTTCTGGCGAGCATAtggttgaaataaaaattaatcatcATCGCGACGTGTTCAAACTTTTTCATCATCGTGTTTGCGGGTCTACTGACCCAGAAGTTAAGGCAGGCAAACCTTCTCCTGACATATTTCTTTTAGCTGCTTCGCGTTTCTCGGACAAACCTTGCCCCTCAAACTGTCTTGTTTTTGAAGACGCCCCAAATGGCGTTCAGGCAGCCTTAAGTGCAGGCATGCAAGTTGTGATGGTACCAGATGAACTAGTAACGAAGGAGCTGCGCAAGGGAGCAACTCAAGTATTAAAGTCTTTAGAAGATTTTCGTCCCGAAGATTTTGGCTTACCGCCTTTACCAAAAATGTGCCAAGTTACAATTTAA